GCCCCTACACCCCGGTGGCCGCATTCGTGCGCGAAGCGGGCCAGGCCGGGCTGAAGGCGGCCTTGGCCACGGTATCGTTTGTCGGTACCGACAGCCTGCTGCAGCTGCTGGGCACGGAAGGCAACAACATTGTGATTTCGCAAGTGGTGCCCCTGCCGGAAGACCGCCAGTTGCCGATCGCCGCCGACTGCGCCGCCCTGCTGGCCCGGCACGTGCCGGCGGCCAGGCTGTCTTTCGTCAGTTTCGAAGGCTGCATCTCGGCCACCCTGATGGTGGCGGCGCTGCGCCGCACAGGCGCCGACCTCACGCGCGAGCGCCTGATCCAGAGTTTCGAAACGTTCGACCGGCTCGATCTGGGCGGCATGCTGGTAACGCTGCGGCCGGACAATCACCAGGCGTCGACGGCCGTTTTCCTGACCCGTATCGCCGACGGCAGGATCGTTCCGGCGGATATGGCGCCTGGCGCGAAGTGATGCGCGCCCATTTTTGCGGCCCGCCCTGGAGCCTGGCATGAAAATCAGGACCAAGCTGATCATCAGTACCACCGTCCTGCTGGCCGGCGTGGCGGCCATGGCGGCAGCGAGCCTGCTGCTGGTGAAAGGCATCGAAACCCATGTCCACGGCTTGACCGACGAAACGGTGCCGTTGTACACGGACGTGTTGCGCCTGCGCTATACCGTGCAGGATATGGCGTCGGACTTTTTCGAGCTGGGCAAGGCGGAAGACCTGGCGCAGCTCGAGCAGGTATCGAACAAGATCGGCGCCAATATCGAGGCCGCCGAGAACATCAGCGACGATTTGCGGCGCCATGGCGAATCGCAGGCGCCCCGCTACCACGCAGCCTTCGAACGGGAATTCCAGCGCATGCGCGTCGCCGTGCGCAAGCGCCTGGAAAACGAGGCCTATTACAAGGCGCAGGCGACGGAGATGCGGCAAGTGCTGGCGCAGATCAAGGCCGCCGCCAAGGGCGCGCGCAGCAAGATCCGCGTCGTCGACAGCCAGGCCCAGGCCACGGCCGCCGAGGTGCAGCTGCAAAGCCAGCGCCTGAACCAGAATGCCCGCTACCTGACCGACCTGCGCAAGAGCATCCACGACATGCAGATTGCGCTGGCCGAAACGGAAGCCGTGAAGAACCGTTTCCGCATCGCTCCCCTGCGCGAGCGGCTGACGGCGGCCGTCGCGCACCTGGCGGGAACCAGCGAGCGCGACATCAGCCCGGCCCAGCAGACGCTGCGGGCGACCCTGCTGGCCACGGCGCGCCAGATGCTCGATCCCGCCGCCGGCTTGCTGGCCCTGCGCGCCGGCCTGCTGGCCGAGGGCGGCGCCAGCGCGGCGCAGCAGGCGCAATATGCGGCGCTCAAGGAACAGACCAGCACCGCCCTGGCCGCTGCCCACCTGCGCCTGGCCGAGGAGCTCGATCCCATCGAACTGCAGCTGGCCATCGGACGCGCCCGGATGGCCGAGGCCGGCCGCTACATGCGCACCTCGGCCCGCATCGAGGATGCCAGCGGTGAAATCAACCTTGCCGTCGACGCCATCAGCATCGACGTGGGCGAAGTCATGCTCGCCACGGCCGCCGCCGACGTCACCCGGCTGGGCCAGGATATCGCCCGGCGCATCAGCGCCCTGCACCGCGACATGGCCACCATGCAGGCCCTACAGCAAAGCATAGGCCAGCTGGGCTTGCTGGCCGAAACGAGGGTCGTCAACACCTACCTGGACGCCGTGGAGCGCTCGGGACAGCGGCTGGTGCAGGCCAAGGGCAGCGTGCTGGACAGCCAGACGGCGCTGAACGAGGTCATCGACCATGTGCGCGCCTTCGAGCGCGAACAGGCCGCCTATTCCGCGCAGCAAGTGGCGCGCATCACGGGGCAGCAGCAGGATGCGGTGGCCAAGGTGCGCGACGGCGTGCGGCATGCCTTCGTGCTGATCCTCGGCATCGCGCTGGTCCTGCTGCTGGCCTGCGTGGCCATCACGGGCCTGATCAGCGCATCGATCGCCAGGCCGCTGGCGCGTTTGTCCTACGCCATCGCGCATATCCGCGACGGCAAGGCCCTGTCGGTGCGCGTCGCGCAGCACGGCAGCGACGAACTGGGGCAGCTGATCACGGGCTTCAACGGCATGCTCGAGCACGTCGAACAGCGCGACCTGGCGCTGACGCAGGCCAAGGCCGAGGCCGATGCCGCCAACCGCGCCAAATCGGAATTCCTGGCCAAGATGAGCCACGAGATCCGCACGCCGATGAATGGCGTGCTGGGCATGACGGAATTGCTGCAACGCACGGAACTGAGTCCCAAGCAGCAGCGTTTCGTGCACACGGTGCACCGTTCGGGTGAAAGCCTGCTCAGCATCATCGACGACATCCTCGATTTTTCCAAGATCGAGGCGGGCAAGCTGGTACTCGAACACATCCCTTTCGACCTGCGCCAGGTGATCGACGACGTGGTGGCGCTGTTTGCCAACGGCATCCAGCGCAAGGTCATCGAATTTACCTGCCGCATCGCCTCCGACGTGCCGCAGCACGTGCGCGGCGACCCCGTGCGCCTGCGCCAGATCCTCACCAACCTGCTCAATAACGCCACCAAGTTCACGGAACGGGGCGAAATTTCCGTCGATGTCAGCTGCCCCGCTGCCGGCCGGATCCGCCTGGAAGTGCGCGACACGGGCATCGGCATGGCGCCGGAAGCGGCCGCAGCCGTCTTCCAGCCGTTCCGCCAGGCCGACAGCACCACCTCGCGCAAGTACGGCGGCACGGGACTGGGCCTGGCCATCATCAAGCAGCTGGCGGAAATGATGGGCGGCAACATTGTGCTCCAATCCGTGGCGGGACAGGGTTCCAGCTTCGCCGTGACCGTCGTCGTCGGCGAGGTGGCGCCCGAGGACGCGCCGGCGGCGCCGCCACCGCGCGTGTCGCTCCATGCCTTGAACGTGCTGATCGTGGACGACAACGCCACCAACCGCAGTATCCTGCTGCAGCACGCGATCGAGTGGCAGATGGCCGCCGCCAGCGCCGCCGACGGCGCCGAGGCGCTGGACCGGCTGCAAGGCGCGCTGCGCAGCGGGCGCCCGTTCGACCTGGCGATCATCGACATGCGCATGCCAGTCATGGATGGCGCCGAGCTGGTGCGGGCAATCAAAGGCGACGCGCGCATGGCGGCGCTGAAAATCATCATGCTCAGTTCGCTCGACGCCTCGGCCGATCTGCGCCAGGTGACGGCGCTGGGCGTGGAATACTGCCTGACCAAGCCCGTGCGGGCGCTGGAATTGCGCCACTGCATCGAGGCCGTCGGCGGCTTCGGCACCCTGGCGCCAGCGACGGCTGCGATACCTGCCACGTCGGCCCCGCCCGCCGCGCCGGATACGGCTGGCGCAGCCCCGGGCCAGGCCCCGCTGCGCATGCTGCTGGTGGAAGACAACGCGATCAACCAGGAAATCGCCCTGGCCATGCTGGAAGACACGGGCTACGAGGCCACGCCGGCCGACAACGGGCGGCGCGCGCTGGCCCTGTGGGAGCGCTACCCGTTCGATGTGATCCTGATGGATTGCCAGATGCCGGAAATGGACGGCTTCGAAGCGACCCGGCGCCTGCGCCGCATGGAAGCCCAGCAAGGCCGCAGCCGCACGCCCATCATTGCCCTGACGGCCAACGCCATTCTGGGCGACCGCGAACTGTGCCTGGAGGCGGGCATGGACGACTACCTCGCCAAGCCGTATACGCGCGCCGCCCTGCTGTCCATGCTGGCCCGCTGGTGCCCGCCGGCGGCAGCGGAGACGGTAGCGGAAGCCGCTCCGGCGCAGCCCGCCCCGGCGGCGCCGGCTGAAACAAGCGCCATCCTCGACGCGGCCGCCCTGCAAAACCTGCGCGCCATGCGGCGTCCCGGCCGTCCCGACGTGCTGGGCCGCATCATCGATTTGTTTTACAGCGATGCCCCGCGCCTGCTGGGCCAGCTGGAAGTGGCGGCCGGGGCCAGCGACGCCGCGGCGCTGCAGCTGGCGGCGCACACGCTCAAGTCCAGCTGCGCCAACGTGGGCGCGCTGGGCTTGTCGGCCACCTGCCGTGAAATCGAACAATACGCGCGCGGCAATGACGTCGGCAGCGCGCTGCAGCATATCCGCGGCATCCAGCAAGAACTCGACCGTGTCCTCGCCGCCCTGGCCATTGAGAAGGAAACCCCATGAATACAGCACAGCCCCCGCAAGCACTGGTCCTGGTGGTCGATGACGACACCATGACGCGCATCCTCGTGACGGAAGCGCTGGAGCCGGAAGGCTTCCGCATCGAGGAAGCGGCCAGCGGGCTGGAAGCGCTGGCCGCCTTCCAGCGCGGCGTGCCCGACCTGATCCTGCTCGACGTCGCCATGCCCGGCATGAGCGGCTTCGAATGCTGCGCACAGCTGCGCCGGCTGCCCGGCGGCGCGCACGTGCCCATCGTCGTGCTGACCGGCAACGACGACGATGATTCCATCAAGCAGGCGCTGGAAGCGGGTGCCAGCGATTTCATCTCCAAGCCGATGCAATGGCGGCTGCTGGCGCACCGCTTGCGCTACCTGCTGCGGGCCAGCAGCGCGCTCACCGAGCTGAGCCGCATCCAGGATAGCCTCAGCCACGCGCAGGCGCTGGCCCGCCTCGGCAACTGGGAATACCGGGGCACCGGCGGCGATGGCTACTGGTCGCCGGAACTGTTGCGCATCCTGGGCCTGGACGCCGATTCCGGCCCCACCAGCTTCGACCGTTTGCTGCAATGCCTGCCCGAAGACCAGCGGCCCCTGCTGCTCGATGCCTTCATGGAACTGCATGCCAACGGCACCAGCTACAGCCTGGAGCACAAGGTGCTGCAGCCCGATGGCGGCGAGTGCATCGTCTTTCACCAGGCCGAAGCCGTGCGCGAAGGCCATCAGGTGCTGCTGATGCGCGGTACCGTGCAGGACATCACGGAACGCAAGCTGCAGCAAAGGCGCATCGAATACCTGGCCAACCACGATGCGCTGACGGACTTGCCCAACCGCCAGTTGCTGAACGACCGCATCGGCCAGGCCATCGCCCACGCGCGCCGCACCCGTTTGCACCTGGCGACCCTGATGCTGGACCTCGACCGTTTCAAGTTCGTCAACGACAGCTATGGCCACCCCGTGGGCGATGCGCTGCTGCAGGAAGTGGCCCGCCGACTCAAGCTGGCCGTGCGCGAAGGCGACACCGTGGCCCGCCAGGGCGGCGACGAATTCGTCGTCCTGCTGACGGACCTGCCCGACATCGGGACGGCCGAAGAGATCGTGAAAAAAGTACTCGAACTATTCGCCGATCCTGTCGTGCTGGGCGAACATACCTTGCACGTCAGCACCAGTATCGGCGCCAGCGTCTTTCCCTCCGACGGCGACAGCGCCGACATGCTGCTCAAGACGGCCGACGCGGCCCTGTACAGCGCCAAGGACAAGGGCCGCAATGGCTGCCAGTTCTACAACCACAAGATGGGCGTGCTGGTGGAAGAGCGGGCCGAAATCGAACACGCGCTGCACCAGGCGCTGGCGCTGGGCGAGCTGGAATTGCATTACCAGCCCAAGGTCGACCTCACCAGCGGCAAGATTTATGGCATGGAAGCGCTGCTGCGCTGGCGCCGCGACGGCATCGGGCTGGTGCCGCCGGACCGATTCATTCCCCTCGCCGAGGAAACGGGCATGATCGTGCCAATCGGCGAATGGGTGCTGCGCACGGCCTGCGCGCAGCTGGGCGTATGGCATGCCTACGGCTTTACGCACCTGACGATGGCCGTCAACGTGTCGGCACGCCAGTTCCGCCAGGTCGACATGCCGGAACTGGTGCGCGCAGTGCTGGACGACAGCGGCCTGCCGGCGCATTGCCTGGAACTGGAGCTGACGGAGAGCGTGCTGATGCAGAACCGCGACCTCGTGGTGCGGGCGCTGGAACACCTGAAGGAAATCGGCGTCACCCTGTCGCTGGACGACTTCGGCACCGGCTATTCCAGCCTGTCCTATCTGAAGCAATTCCCCATCGACGTGGTCAAGATCGACCAATCGTTCATCCGCGACGTGACCGACAGCGTGGATGGCGCGTCGCTGACCCGCTCCATCATCGCCATGGCCAAGTCCCTGCACCTGACCACGGTGGCCGAAGGCGTGGAAACGGAGGGTCAATTGGGTTTTCTCAATACCAACCGCTGCGACGCCATGCAAGGCTATTACTTCAGCCGCCCCCTGCCCGGCGCCGAGATGGATCTGATGCTGCATGCAGGCACCCATTTGCCGCCCGAGAGCTGCCATGCCGTGGCGCCCCAGCGCGTGCTGCTGCTGGTCGATGATGAGGAGCATATCCTGTCCGCCCTGCGCCGCTCGCTGCGCAAGGAAGGCTACCAGATACTCAGCACCACCAATCCCCAGGAAGCGCTGGAACTGGTCGCCTCGCATGCGGTGGGCGTGATCCTCACGGATGCGCGCATGCCGGGCATGTCGGGCAACGAACTATTGCGCCGCATCAAGGGCGTCTATCCCGAGATCGTGCGCGTGATGCTGTCCGGCTACCCTGAGCTGCATTCGGTCACGGCGGCCATCAACGAAGGCTCGGTGTACAAATTCATCACCAAGCCGTGGGACGAAACCCTGCTGAAAGACCACTTGCTGGAAGCCTTCCAGCGTTTCGAATCGGGCGTGCAGCGGCCACCACGGGGGCCCCATGGCATCGAGATCAGCAACCGCGCCGCCTAGCGCGCCGCCAGGAGCCATCATGCAGGAGCAGCTGTTCTTCGAAGGCTTGCGCGCCCTGGCCGAAGCGGCCTTTCCCAAGCATTGCGCCTGCTGCGGGCGCGTCTTCGCCACGGCGCACGAGTTCATCGGGCAGACACGGGCGATGCGCCAGGATGTCTCGGGGCTCAAGCAAAGTTTCGATGACAACAACGTCGCCATCGTCGAGGTCTACCGCAATTGCCTGTGCGGCTCGACCCTGATGGATTTCTTTTCGGACCGGCGCGACAGGTCCGAACCATCGCTGCGGCGGCGCCAGCTGTTTGAGCGCCTGCTGCCGCTGCTGCAGGAAAAAGGCATGGAACGGGCCGCGGCGCGCGACTATCTGCTGCAAGTCGTGCGCGGCGAGCTGCCTTACCAGTAGCCGAGCACCTTCCACCACGTCGTGCCGACGACGGCAAAGATCAGCAGTTCCACCACGCACATGATGAAGCCGACCCGCCACCAGTTGCCCATCGTCACAAAGCCGCTGCCGAAGATGATGGGCGAGGTACCCGTCGCGTAGTGGGTCAGGGTCATCATGATGGCCGAGCCGGCCGTCATCATCAGCATGAACGGCACGTGGTATTCGGCCGGGATCAGGTGCAGGCCCACGGTCAGAAAGGCCAGCAGCATGGCGCTGATGTGCGCCGTCGTGCTGGCAAAGAAGTAATGCGAAAAGACAAACACCAGCACGAGGACGCCGGCGATCGGCAGCCAGTCCATGCCGCTGGCGACAATCGCCGCCTTCATGCCGGCCGAAAACCAGGCGATCACGCCCGTCTTGTTCAGCTGCTCGGCCATCATCACCAGCGCGCCGAACCACACCAGGGTGTCCCAGGCGCTCTTTTCGGACAGCACGTCGTCCCAGTCGATGGTGCCGGTAATGATCAGCACGAACAAGCCGACAAAGGCGACCACCGTCGCATCGAGCGAAAAGGCGGGGCCGAACAGCATGGCGGGCACGTTGGCCCACAGCAGCAGCAACAGGGCGAAGGTGCCCAGCATGACTTTTTCCGGCGGCGACAGCGGGCCCATGCCTTTCAATTGCGCCTTGGCGTAGGTGACGGCGTCGGGCGTGGCTTTCAGTTCCGGCGGCGACAGCCAATAGATGATCAAAGGCATCACCAGCAGGCAGACCAGGCCCGGCAGCAGCATGCACAGGGCCCAGGTGGTCCACGTCAGGTGGAAACTCTGGCCGCTGGCCTTGGCCACGAAGTCGACCACCAGCGGGTTGGGCGCCGTGGCCGTCAGGAACATGGCCGAGGTGATCGGGTTGGCATGGTAGTTGACGAGGGCCAGATACGTGCCCACCTTCTTTTCCGTGCCCTTGGCCGGGTCCGAATCGAAGGCGTTGGCGATCGATTTCATGACGGGGTGGACGATGCCGCCGCCGCGTGCCGTGTTACTGGGCGTAAATGGCGCCAGCACCAGTTCGCAAATCGCCAGGCCATAGCCGATGCCCATGGTGCGCTTGCCCAGCAAGGAAATGAACAGCAGGCCGATGCGGCTGCCCAGCCCCGTCTTCTTCAGGCCGCGCGATATCAGAATCGCCACGACGATCAGCCAGATCAGAGGATTCGAGAAACTGCTGAGCGCATCCGTGATGGCGCCCTTGGACGAAGTCGACGTCACCTGCGACAAGGAAACAATGACGATGGCCATCATCGCCATCACGCCGATCGGCATGACTTTTAATATGATCGCCAGTATCGTGGTGAGGAAGATCGCCACCAGGCCCCAAGCCTTGGGCGTCAAGCCTTCGGGCGCCGGCAGCAATAGCATGCCGACAAGCAAGGCGGTGCAGATCAGGGCGGGGACAAGGCGGAATGGGACGGCTTCCTTGAAATGCAGGAACAGGTCGCGCACTGTTTTATACATCATGATTTCCTTTACTGGACAGGCATCCGGACGGGCAGTGGCGCCCGCTCGGCTTGTGATAATTCTTTTTAGCAACATCATACAAGCTCATACGCAACCGCCCCGCTCCATTACGCGTGCGCGTGCCAGGAAATTCCCGAATCGTTGACTTGAGCGCTATCACAGGAGCGGAATATATTGACGGCCAGTGACAATGGGTGACTTTTTTGGCAATTTTTCTCTGTATCTTTCCCCGTAGCTGCCGCCAGATATGCCACCAGGATTGCCAACCTTTCAGGGGAAAACTTGATGAATAGCACGGAACAGTATTCGATCCACCCATCCATCGGCATCGCCCGCGTGGGCAACAGCCATGATTCGTTCTATCTGGCGCCGGAAACCATCGGCGGGCTGCCGGTCGAAGCGGACGGCAACAACGATCCGCTGCTGGCCGATGGCAAGCCGGTCCACGTTGCCCAGTTCAAGGATGCGGCCGGCCGCGTGCGGCGCCAGGCGGCCAGTTTCCGCATCTACAAGTCCGTGGCGGGACGTCCCGGGGAAAAAGTCCTGGTCGACCTGCAAGACCCGAGCATTGCCAAAATCGAGTGGACAGTGCACGTGGCTAACAAGAAGGCGGCCTGGTGGAACTTCATCCCCCTGCTGGGCGACCTGATGTTTGGCCCGTACAACAGCTATGAAACCTGGGAAAATACGCCGCCCGCCTGGAACCTCACGCCCACGTCCTGGACCAATCTGCGCAACAGCGACGTCACGGGAGAGGCGGCACGGCAAAAACTGATCGTCGATCCGGGACCGCGCACCCTCGACGCGCCGCTGGGCAAGGCCCAGTTCGACAAGGACGGCGCCGGTTCCTATGCGCACGTGTCCTTCCCCGATCCGCAAGCCATCACGCAAGGCTATCCGGTGCGCACCCTGGGCGAAATGCGCACGGATTCGCGCGGCAACTTGCTGGTGATCGGCGCCTATGGCCGCGCCGGCGGCTCGGAAAGCATCACGGGCTTCGGCGGCGGCGATACGTGGAATGACGACGTGGCCGACGGCCCCGTCAGCGCAACCATCCATTTCAAGGATGGCAGCCCCTCCGTGGAGCTGAAAGCCTGGGTGGTCATCGGCTCGCCGAAGTTCGCGCCAGAACTGGTGAATATTTCCACCTGGGATGACGTCGTGGCCGACATGGCCATCAAATACAAGAACGCGCTGCCCGAGGCCTACGATGCGGCCCGCTGGAGCGGCAGCGATGGCTGGAACCCCGACTATGTCGTCAATTACGCGCAGGACATTCAGCCATTCCTCGCCAGGATAGGCGATTACCAGTGGGTGGCAACGGTGCCGTCGATGACGGCCTTCATCCGCCCCGCCTTCGACGTGGCCGATGCCTCGGAAGCAAACCGGCCCCAGCGGGAGAAATTCCTCAGTTACTTCAGGAAGCCATCGGCCATCCGGCCAGGGACAAAGGAACAGGTGCCGGGTTTTACCGGCGGCCAGGGCGGGCAATTGTTCAGCGCCGCCACCACGGACAATGCCGGCGCGGGCATACCGCTCGTGCCCCTGAATTCGGGCAGCAATTCCGTGCGCAACAACGTCATCAGCAAGTTTTCGGTATTGACGGATACGCAATACTTTGCCTTGCAGCAATGGGCGGCCGGCAAATTCGCCCCCGACGCGCCGGGCCTGGCCTTGCCGGGCATCGACCCGCTCGACCACGCGACCATCGGCAATTGCGTCGGCGAACCCATGTGCCCTGGCATCGAAGTGACGTGGAGCGTGCGCAACCCCATCATCTATGAAAAACCGTACGCCATCCTGCACCGCGTGGATGCCGACTACGCCAAAAACGGCCTCTCGCCGGGCCGCGACGAATGCGAACCGCTGGACTGGAGCGATCCGACCGTCGGCACCGGCTGCGAACCGGGCGACCTGACCAAGCGCATGGCGATTCCATGGCAGGCCGACTTCTATGACTGCTCCGTGCAGATGATCAACTTCGACAATCCGGACATCGTCAAGAATCCCGATACGATGATCCCCGTGCCGCCCACCTACTACGCCTACTGGTGGCCGCCGCAAAGCCCGTGGAACGTGATCAATGGCGCCACCACCAAGGAAGAACAGGCGCTCGCCGGCGTGCCGGCCGGCATGCAGGTGATGTACAGCCGCGGCATGAACAGTTTTTCGCAGATGATCAGCTCCTGGCACTACCTGGGTTTCATCGTGAACCAGAACGAGGATGCAGAATCGGGCCGCCAGTATCCGTACTTTGTCGAAAAGGAGCGCAATCACGCGAAATTCGTGGCTGCCAGCGTGGGGGTCGGCAATGCCAGCAGTTTCATCACGGGCGACGATGCCAACTACCTGCCCGCGTGGTTCCTCAAGGATGAAGATCCGCAGACGGCGCCCGAGAAGGCCTCGCAGCTGTTTGCCAGCGGCGGCGCGCAAGTGGCCCTGCATGACACGCCGAAGAAAATCATGCCGGCCAACCGGCGCCGGTTTTCCCATTGAGCATGTCTTCATCGCCCGACTACGACGTCGTCATTGTCGGCGGCGGTGCCGCCGGCACGGCCGCCGCCCTGACCCTGGCCCGCTACACGGGCTTGCGCATCGCCTTGCTGGAAAAGCAGCTGTTCGACGATTACCGGGCCGGCGAAACGGTCTCGTCGTCCATCTTCTCGATGCTCGACTTTCTGGGCGTGGGCCGCGACCTGCTGGACGGCGCCCAACTGCCCGCGTTTTCCCACGCGGCCGCCTGGGGCAGCGCGGAACTGATGTCGCGCGACGCCGTCTTCAGCAGCCATGGCCACGGCCTGCACCTGGACCGCCGGCATTACGACGCCATCCTGCTGGAGCAGGCGCGCCAGGCGGGCGTGGAGCTGTGGCGTCCCGCCCAACTGGTGCAGCTGGAACACGGCGACCCATGGCGTTTGCGCGTGGCGGCCGGCGGGCAGGAAGTGGACCTGACGGCCCGTTACCTGATCGATTGCAGCGGCAAGCAGGCGGCCATCGTGCGCCAGCGCAAGCGCCCCATCCACACGCAAGACGCGCTGGTGGCGCTGTACGCCTATTATCAGTTGCAAGAACCGCAATTCCTGCCGCACCGCACCCTGGTGGAAACGACGCAGCACGGCTGGTATTATGCGGCGCCCCTGCCCGGCGACCGCGTGGCGCTGGCCTTCATCACGGATGCCGACATCCTCAAGCGCCTGCGGCTGAAAGAGGAAGCGCCCTGGCGCGATGCCGCCATGGGCACGCAGCACGTGCGCGATATCATGCCGCGCCTGCCCGC
This window of the Janthinobacterium agaricidamnosum genome carries:
- a CDS encoding response regulator, producing the protein MKIRTKLIISTTVLLAGVAAMAAASLLLVKGIETHVHGLTDETVPLYTDVLRLRYTVQDMASDFFELGKAEDLAQLEQVSNKIGANIEAAENISDDLRRHGESQAPRYHAAFEREFQRMRVAVRKRLENEAYYKAQATEMRQVLAQIKAAAKGARSKIRVVDSQAQATAAEVQLQSQRLNQNARYLTDLRKSIHDMQIALAETEAVKNRFRIAPLRERLTAAVAHLAGTSERDISPAQQTLRATLLATARQMLDPAAGLLALRAGLLAEGGASAAQQAQYAALKEQTSTALAAAHLRLAEELDPIELQLAIGRARMAEAGRYMRTSARIEDASGEINLAVDAISIDVGEVMLATAAADVTRLGQDIARRISALHRDMATMQALQQSIGQLGLLAETRVVNTYLDAVERSGQRLVQAKGSVLDSQTALNEVIDHVRAFEREQAAYSAQQVARITGQQQDAVAKVRDGVRHAFVLILGIALVLLLACVAITGLISASIARPLARLSYAIAHIRDGKALSVRVAQHGSDELGQLITGFNGMLEHVEQRDLALTQAKAEADAANRAKSEFLAKMSHEIRTPMNGVLGMTELLQRTELSPKQQRFVHTVHRSGESLLSIIDDILDFSKIEAGKLVLEHIPFDLRQVIDDVVALFANGIQRKVIEFTCRIASDVPQHVRGDPVRLRQILTNLLNNATKFTERGEISVDVSCPAAGRIRLEVRDTGIGMAPEAAAAVFQPFRQADSTTSRKYGGTGLGLAIIKQLAEMMGGNIVLQSVAGQGSSFAVTVVVGEVAPEDAPAAPPPRVSLHALNVLIVDDNATNRSILLQHAIEWQMAAASAADGAEALDRLQGALRSGRPFDLAIIDMRMPVMDGAELVRAIKGDARMAALKIIMLSSLDASADLRQVTALGVEYCLTKPVRALELRHCIEAVGGFGTLAPATAAIPATSAPPAAPDTAGAAPGQAPLRMLLVEDNAINQEIALAMLEDTGYEATPADNGRRALALWERYPFDVILMDCQMPEMDGFEATRRLRRMEAQQGRSRTPIIALTANAILGDRELCLEAGMDDYLAKPYTRAALLSMLARWCPPAAAETVAEAAPAQPAPAAPAETSAILDAAALQNLRAMRRPGRPDVLGRIIDLFYSDAPRLLGQLEVAAGASDAAALQLAAHTLKSSCANVGALGLSATCREIEQYARGNDVGSALQHIRGIQQELDRVLAALAIEKETP
- a CDS encoding EAL domain-containing protein — translated: MNTAQPPQALVLVVDDDTMTRILVTEALEPEGFRIEEAASGLEALAAFQRGVPDLILLDVAMPGMSGFECCAQLRRLPGGAHVPIVVLTGNDDDDSIKQALEAGASDFISKPMQWRLLAHRLRYLLRASSALTELSRIQDSLSHAQALARLGNWEYRGTGGDGYWSPELLRILGLDADSGPTSFDRLLQCLPEDQRPLLLDAFMELHANGTSYSLEHKVLQPDGGECIVFHQAEAVREGHQVLLMRGTVQDITERKLQQRRIEYLANHDALTDLPNRQLLNDRIGQAIAHARRTRLHLATLMLDLDRFKFVNDSYGHPVGDALLQEVARRLKLAVREGDTVARQGGDEFVVLLTDLPDIGTAEEIVKKVLELFADPVVLGEHTLHVSTSIGASVFPSDGDSADMLLKTADAALYSAKDKGRNGCQFYNHKMGVLVEERAEIEHALHQALALGELELHYQPKVDLTSGKIYGMEALLRWRRDGIGLVPPDRFIPLAEETGMIVPIGEWVLRTACAQLGVWHAYGFTHLTMAVNVSARQFRQVDMPELVRAVLDDSGLPAHCLELELTESVLMQNRDLVVRALEHLKEIGVTLSLDDFGTGYSSLSYLKQFPIDVVKIDQSFIRDVTDSVDGASLTRSIIAMAKSLHLTTVAEGVETEGQLGFLNTNRCDAMQGYYFSRPLPGAEMDLMLHAGTHLPPESCHAVAPQRVLLLVDDEEHILSALRRSLRKEGYQILSTTNPQEALELVASHAVGVILTDARMPGMSGNELLRRIKGVYPEIVRVMLSGYPELHSVTAAINEGSVYKFITKPWDETLLKDHLLEAFQRFESGVQRPPRGPHGIEISNRAA
- a CDS encoding oxidoreductase, yielding MQEQLFFEGLRALAEAAFPKHCACCGRVFATAHEFIGQTRAMRQDVSGLKQSFDDNNVAIVEVYRNCLCGSTLMDFFSDRRDRSEPSLRRRQLFERLLPLLQEKGMERAAARDYLLQVVRGELPYQ
- a CDS encoding anion permease, with the translated sequence MYKTVRDLFLHFKEAVPFRLVPALICTALLVGMLLLPAPEGLTPKAWGLVAIFLTTILAIILKVMPIGVMAMMAIVIVSLSQVTSTSSKGAITDALSSFSNPLIWLIVVAILISRGLKKTGLGSRIGLLFISLLGKRTMGIGYGLAICELVLAPFTPSNTARGGGIVHPVMKSIANAFDSDPAKGTEKKVGTYLALVNYHANPITSAMFLTATAPNPLVVDFVAKASGQSFHLTWTTWALCMLLPGLVCLLVMPLIIYWLSPPELKATPDAVTYAKAQLKGMGPLSPPEKVMLGTFALLLLLWANVPAMLFGPAFSLDATVVAFVGLFVLIITGTIDWDDVLSEKSAWDTLVWFGALVMMAEQLNKTGVIAWFSAGMKAAIVASGMDWLPIAGVLVLVFVFSHYFFASTTAHISAMLLAFLTVGLHLIPAEYHVPFMLMMTAGSAIMMTLTHYATGTSPIIFGSGFVTMGNWWRVGFIMCVVELLIFAVVGTTWWKVLGYW
- the lodA gene encoding CTQ-dependent lysine 6-oxidase LodA, with amino-acid sequence MNSTEQYSIHPSIGIARVGNSHDSFYLAPETIGGLPVEADGNNDPLLADGKPVHVAQFKDAAGRVRRQAASFRIYKSVAGRPGEKVLVDLQDPSIAKIEWTVHVANKKAAWWNFIPLLGDLMFGPYNSYETWENTPPAWNLTPTSWTNLRNSDVTGEAARQKLIVDPGPRTLDAPLGKAQFDKDGAGSYAHVSFPDPQAITQGYPVRTLGEMRTDSRGNLLVIGAYGRAGGSESITGFGGGDTWNDDVADGPVSATIHFKDGSPSVELKAWVVIGSPKFAPELVNISTWDDVVADMAIKYKNALPEAYDAARWSGSDGWNPDYVVNYAQDIQPFLARIGDYQWVATVPSMTAFIRPAFDVADASEANRPQREKFLSYFRKPSAIRPGTKEQVPGFTGGQGGQLFSAATTDNAGAGIPLVPLNSGSNSVRNNVISKFSVLTDTQYFALQQWAAGKFAPDAPGLALPGIDPLDHATIGNCVGEPMCPGIEVTWSVRNPIIYEKPYAILHRVDADYAKNGLSPGRDECEPLDWSDPTVGTGCEPGDLTKRMAIPWQADFYDCSVQMINFDNPDIVKNPDTMIPVPPTYYAYWWPPQSPWNVINGATTKEEQALAGVPAGMQVMYSRGMNSFSQMISSWHYLGFIVNQNEDAESGRQYPYFVEKERNHAKFVAASVGVGNASSFITGDDANYLPAWFLKDEDPQTAPEKASQLFASGGAQVALHDTPKKIMPANRRRFSH
- a CDS encoding tryptophan 7-halogenase, with the translated sequence MSSSPDYDVVIVGGGAAGTAAALTLARYTGLRIALLEKQLFDDYRAGETVSSSIFSMLDFLGVGRDLLDGAQLPAFSHAAAWGSAELMSRDAVFSSHGHGLHLDRRHYDAILLEQARQAGVELWRPAQLVQLEHGDPWRLRVAAGGQEVDLTARYLIDCSGKQAAIVRQRKRPIHTQDALVALYAYYQLQEPQFLPHRTLVETTQHGWYYAAPLPGDRVALAFITDADILKRLRLKEEAPWRDAAMGTQHVRDIMPRLPAPNALRHYAIHSRVASLPADDNWTAAGDAAACFDPISSLGIGQAMASGIHAARVAEACLAGDRGMAAGYRRSVFASFETYLQMRRGFYGAEQRWPEAPFWQRRAAS